CGACAGATCGCCACACCGGCCGACGCCCGGGCGATGCTCGCGCTGCGCGGCGTCACGGACATCGACAGGAGCACGGTCTCATGAGCACTCCGCCACTCGCCGGCAAAGTCATCCTCCTCGTCGGGGCGAGCGCGGGAATCGGAGCCGACGCCGCACGCGTCCTCGCGGAAGACGGCGCCGCGCTCATGCTCGTCGCACGCACCAAGGAACCGCTTGCCGCGCTCACGGAGGAACTCGCCTCCGCCGGACACGACGTGGCCTTCACGATCGGAGATGTCTCCGACGTGGCGAGCGTGACCCGCTTTGTCGACAACACCGTCGCACGGTTCGGCCGTCTCGACGGGGCGTTCAACAACGCCGCGATGACCCAGGGCGGGCGCCTCGACGCGGTCCCGGAAGCGGACTTCGACCGGATCATGGCCGTGAACGTGAAGGGCACCTGGCTGTGCGTCCGCGAAGAGGTGCGCGTCATGGAGCGGCAGGGCTTCGGCTCGATCGTCAACGTGAGCAGCATCGGCGGTCTCCGCGGCAGCTCCGGCATGGGCGCGTACCAGGCCACCAAACACGCGGTCATCGGCCTGACCCGCACCGCCGCCCATGACTTCGGACCCCTCGGAATCCGGGTCAACGCGCTGGCCCCCGGCCCGACCGAGACCCCGATGCTCGCCGAGACACGGCGTGCGATCCCCGGCGGCGTGGAGGCCCGGATCGCCGCCACTCCCTTGCGCAAGGTCGGCACGGGACGGGAGGTCGGAGCGAGCGCGGCATTCCTCCTGAGCGACCGCGCCAGCCACATCAGCGGAGCCGTCCTGCCGATCGACGGAGGGCTCTGCGCCTGAACCGCCCGCAACCCCCGAACCGCCCGGAACCCCTGTGCCCACGCGGGCGCGCCCGGACACGCACCCGGTGCACGATCGCGGCTAGACCCCTTCCCGGCCGTCCGCCAGTACCACGCAGGCGCTGAGATGCCAGGTCTCGTCCTCCTTGGAGGACAGCTCCAGGTCCACCTCGCGTCCGGAGGCTCCGCCGTCCAACGGGATCCGGAGCCAGGTGAACTCCCGGCCGTCGAGCCGCTCGCTCCGGGCCTTCTCGACCCCGTCCACCCGGACGATCAGCGACCTGTTGAAGGTGTTGGGGCCGCCGGTGAGCAGATGCGCGGTGCAGCGCCCGGCCGGCAGCGTCAACCGCAGTACGGCCGGTGCGCTGTCCCGTACGTAGTCCCGGCGGACCACATCGAACAGTCCGGTGTCCGTGGCGTCGGGCGCGTTGCCGACCCAGCCGAACCCGGCGCCCTCGTGCCAGCCGGTGGCCGGCGACAGACGGGTGTAGTCCTTCAGCACCGGCGCCGAGGCGGGCCCGGCGTCCAGCGCGTGGACGCAACGCGCGGCGGGTGGGACGACCACGACCCTGGCCAGGCTGCGCAGCGAGGAGTCCAGCACCGGCACCGCGCCCGACCTCGGGAGCGCGTGCAGGGTGGCGAGCGCGGGGGCCGGGGGCGGCACCACGGTCATCCTCACCGTCTCGCCCTCTCGCGAGGCCACGTAAGCGGTCGCCTCCTCGGACCGCCAGCCCTCGGGAACGTCCAGCGTGGTCACCGTGCGCAGCCCGGAGCCCGTCGCGTTGACCACCCGCACCGGAAGCTCGTTGCGCTCCCCGCCCAGCAGCGCCGTGTCGGCCGGGGCGACGATCGCCTGGAGCCAGCCGCCGCGGTGCTCATCGCGGATCCGGCTCAGCTCGAACCAGTAGGCGGTCAGGGTGTCCCGCCACTTGGCGGCCTCGGTGAGCTGCTCCCCGAACTGGCGGTGCACCTGGGTGAACCGCCGGTGGTCGACCCGGCGGCGCAGCCCCTCCCAGTCCGTGCGCATCTCCGCCACCCGCGCCGCGCCGGAGAAGTGCGTGTCGTAGATGTGCTGGATCACGGTTTTGCCGCTGTCCAGCCGGTGGCTGTACGGGACGTGGTGAAGGAAGAGGAGCAGCTCCTCGGGGCAGTTCGCCAGCGACTCGTAGGCGTCCCGGGTCGCCGGAGCGTACAGCTCGGTGAAACCGTCGCCGGTGGCGGCGGTGCGGTCGTAGCCGATGCCCTCGCGGTCCGACTTGTGGAACTGGGTGGTCGTCGTCGGGCTGGGGTCGAAGTGCCCGGTCACCGAGCCGTCCGGCGGATGGGTGAGATATCCCGTGCCCAGCGGCGAGGTGTAGTCCTCTCGTAGGTGCGCCAGGAGCCCAGCAGCAGGGCGGAGACGGTCTCGACGACGTACGGGTCGTTGCCGAAGGTCATCCGGGTCCACTCGTCGGCCAGATCCCGCGCGGACAGGTCCGGGTTCCAGGAGAGCCGTCCGTAGCCGTGGGTGTTGGCGGCGGCCAGGTGTGAGCCGGTCCAGTTCCTGGCATCGCCGAAGTTCATCACACCGGCGAATCCGAAGTGCGCGTTGGAGTGCACCCGGCCGGTCACGACCCGGGCCACGGTGCTGCCCTCGCCCGCCTTGAGCGTGTCGAAGTCCAGGACTTCCCGCCACTGCGGGACCAGATAGCACAGATGGGTGGCGTGCCCGGTGTACTCCTGCGTCACCTGGAGCTCGATCATCGAGTTGGTACGCGGCAGCGAGCCGAAGAGAGGGTGGGCGGGCTCGCGGACCTGGAAGTCGATCGGCCCGTTCTTGATCTGGACAATGGTGTTGTCCGCGAACTTCCCGTCCAGCGGTGTGAAGTCGAGGTACGCCTGCCGGTCCCACTTCGCGTCACTGTCGTGTACGAAGGCCCGCCACATCACGACCCCGCCGTACGGTCTCAGCGCGTCCGCCAGCAGGTTGGCACCGTCGGCGTGGGTGCTCCATAGTCCAACGGCCCGGGGCGGCCCTCGGAGTTGGCCTTCACCAGGAAGCCGCCGAAGTCCTCGATCCTGCCGTAGATCTCCTCGGCCTTCCTCGTCCACCAGCCGCGCACCCCCGGGTCGAAGGGGTCGGCGGTGTCCAGCCCGCCCAGGTCGATGGGGGCGGCGAAGTTCGCCGTGACATACAGCGCCACTCCGTAGCGGCGCAGGACACCGGCCAGCGCGGCCAGTTTGGTCAGGAACGGCTCGGCGAGGTAGTCCGCGGGCGTGTTGACATTGTTGATCACGGCGCCGTTGATGCCGAGCGAGGCCAGGACACGTGCGTAGTCCGTGTACCGGTCGTCGAGCCGCGGCAGCTCCTCCCAGTCGAAGAAGGACCGGCCCGCATAGCCGCGCTCGATCGAACCGTCGTCGTTGTCCCAGCGGTTGGCCATGCGCAGCGGGGCGGCCGGGCGCTCCGTGAGGTCGACACGCTCCAGCGGCCGTCGGGTCTGTACGAGGCGCAGCAGATGGAACGCGCCGTAGAGCACACCCCGGTCCGCGTGGGCCGCCACCACGGTGACGTCCGTGCCGCGCCGGGTGACCCGGCGGACGACGTAGCCCTCGTCGCCCAGCTCGGCCAGGTCGGCCGCGGGGACGAGCTCGCGGATCAGGGCGGAACTCGCCGGGGTGCCCACCACGAGTGCCGCGCGTGCGGGGGCGCTGGTGCGTGGCCTCACCCGGGTGCCGAGCAGCCCGCTGAGCCCGCGTACCAACTCGTCCACCGCCGACTGCTGTAGTGGACCGCCGCCTCCCTGCCAGACCAGGGTTTCTAACCCGGCCCGGTACCGCTTGAGTTGAGCGGGATCCGCCACCTGCCGGTACCGAAGCCACAGTTCGTACCCGTCCTCGGCGGGCAGCGCCCCCGCCGGCGCCTCGGTGTTTGGAATTCGCCTAATACTCCAGTCTGACTTCGTGATCTATCCAGTGGGTTCGTTGGCGGTGCGGCGTCGGTAGTGGCTGCGGCGGGCTGTTGCCTGGTGGCGTCTGCGCCAGAGGGACCAGCTCAGCAGCCAAGTCGCCTTCGCGGTCCTGCGAGAGGGCCGCTGGCCTCCGGGTCCGGTATGGCTGTTGCCCCCTGTCGAACCGATGACCTGGGGGGTGGTGCCGCCGGGCCCGAGAGGCGCCGTGGGAGACGCTGATGAGAGGCCCGACCACCGCCTGGCCCGGCGCAATGCCCGGCCGCTTGCGGGCGGAAGGTCTGCATAACGTGGATGCGCGCACACGGCGCCGATGCCCTGGCCAGCACCGCACGAACCCCGTTCGGGAGGATGGGTTGGATGACATCGACGACGTGGGCGTCTTCCTCGGCCTGGACGTCGGCAAGAGCGCCCATCACGGCCACGGCCTCACCCCGGCCGGCAAGAAAGTCTTCGACAAGCAACCGCCCAACACCGAACCGAAGCTGCGGGACGTCTTCGAGAAACTGTAGGCCAAGTTCGGCACCGTCCTGGTGATCGTCGACCAGCCCGCCTCCATCGGCGCCCTCCCGTTGACGGTCGCGCAGGACACCGGCTGCAAGGTCGCCTACCTGCCCGGACTCTCGATGCGGCGGATCGCCGACCTCTGCCCGGGCGAGGCGAAGACCGACGCCCGCGACGCGGCCGTGATCGCGGACGCGGCCCGGACCATGCCGCACACCCTGCGCTCGCTGGAACTGACCGACGAGATCACCGCCGCGCTGACCGCACTGGTGGGCTTCGACCAGGACCTGGCGGCCGAGGCCACCCGCACCTCCAACCGGATCCGCGGCCTGCTCACCCAGTTCCCCCCAGCCCTGAGCGCGTCCTCGGCCCGCGCCTGGACCACCCGGCCGTGACCTGGCTGCTGGAACGCTACGGATCCCCCTCCGCCCTGCGAAAAGCCGGACGCCGCAGACTGGTCGAGGTGGTGCGCCCCAAGGCCCCGCGCATGGCACAGCGGCTGATCGACGACGTTTTCGACGCCCTCGGACGAGCAGACCGTCGTGGTCCCGGGAACCGGCGCCCTCGATATCGTGATCCCGTCCCTGGCCCGATCGCCCGGCGCCGTCCACGAACAACGCCGGGCCACAGAAGCCCAGATCAGCGCCCTGCTGGAGGCTCACCCTCTTTTCAAGGTCCTGACCTCGATGCCGGGGATCGCGGTCAGGACCGCAGCCACCTTGCTGGTCACCGTCGGCGACGGCACCAGCTTCCCCACCGCCGCCCACCTCGCCTCCTACGCCGGCCTCGCCCCAACCACGAAATCCTCCGGGACCTCGATCCACGGCGAACACGCACCCAGAGGCGGAAACCGGCAACTCAAACGCGCGATGTTCCTGTCCGCGTTCGCCGCCCTGCACGATCCCGCCTCCCGCACCTACTACGACCGCTGCCGAGCACACGGCAAGACCCACACACAGGCACTTCTCCGCCTCGCCCGACAACGGATCAACGTGCTGTTCGCGATGCTCCGCGACGGCACCTTCTACGAACCCCGCACCCCACGCCTCGCTTGACGAAACACATAGGTGCGCCGTGAAGCGTGTGCTGTTCGAGTGGCGGTGAAAGGACGCCACCGCCGTCCTGTCGCAGCAGGGCGGTTGAAGCTGAGGGCAGCCCGACCCGGGAGGTGCCGGGGAGGGTGGCAAGCGGCCCTGACAAAGCCGGGACGTATCAGCACTGCCAGATGGTGCGGGTCCGGCAAGCGAGACGGAAAGGAGTACGCGAGGAACCGGCGTTGACGCCTCCTTACTCGTCACCAGCTCGAACCTGGCGGATCTGGGCTGGATGCGGTGCGTCCCTGTCTCCATGGAGATGGGGAACTTCCCGGGCGGTTGCTATGTGTCGTTCGGGGAGGCCACGGCGAAGTGCTGCGGGGTAGTCGTGGTGATGCCGCGGGGGTATAGCCGGGCTCCTACTCCGTCGATCGAACAGCATGTGAACACGGGAACCGTTCCGGCCCTGACCTGCAACAACGCATCCAGCGAGGATGCAGGCTTGGCCCACCGTCGGCCGAACGGGCCGGGACGGGGCGGAGCCGCCGTAGTACTCCGCGCCGGGGAGAGCCCGGCACATGGGGAAGGGCGGCAGCGGAATCGAGAAGGGAAGGAGGCTGCAATGCCGAAAGAAGCGCCGCTGAACAGTGGTGCACCGGAGACCCCGGTGGGGTCTCACCAGCGGGTATCGGGGATGCAGGCCAAACTTCACCGTTGGGCGGCGGCCGATCACGGCCGCAGGTTCGACGATCTGTTCAACCTCGTGTGCGACCCAGCGACGCTGCTCGTGGCGTTCGAACGGGTCGCGGGAAACAAAGGGGCCAAAACGCCCGGAGTGGACGGCCTCACCGCCGTCAACGTCGAGCACGAGATTGGCCCTCACGGGTTCCTGGAGGATCTTCGACACGCACTTAAATCGGGTGAGTTCCGCCCGCTGCCGGTACGCGAACGCAAGATCCCCAAGCTCGGCGGCAGCGGGAAGGTGCGCAAGCTCGGCGTCCCGACCATCGCCGACCGGGTGGTCCAGGCGGCCCTCAAGCTGGTGCTGGAGCCGATTTACGAGGCCGACTTCAAGCCGGTCTCCTACGGCTTCCGGCCCCTGCGGCGGGCACATGACGCGATCGCCGAGATCCACTTCTACGGCACCCACGGCTACCGCTGGGTCCTGGACGCGGACATCGAGGCGTGCTTCGACTCGATCGACCACACGGCCCTGATGGACCGGGTGCGAGGACGAGTCAAGGACAAGCGCGTGCTGCGGCTGGTCAAGGCGTTCCTCAAGGCCGGCGTCCTCACCGAGGACAACAACCGCGAGGACACCCTCACTGGCACCCCTCAGGGCGGCATCCTCTCCCCGCTCCTGGCGAACATCGCCCTGTCGGCGCTCGACGAGCACCTGACCAGGCCATGGGAACCGGACGGGGAGATGGCCACCAGCCACCTGCGCAGGCGTCGCCGCGCAACCGGACGTCCGAACTGGCGAATCGTCCGCTACGCGGACGATTTCGTCGTACTGACCGACGGTGAACGCGACGACGTCGAAACGCTACGCGAGGACATCGCCGAAGTGCTGCAACCACTCGGCCTTCGCCTCTCCGAGGCCAAGACTCGGGTGGTGCACATGTCGGACGGGTTCGACTTCCTTGGGTTCCGCATCCAGTGGCGCCGCAAGCGAGGAACGGACAAGTGGCACGTCTACACCTTCATCGCTGATCGGCCCATCCGGCAGCTGAAGGACAAGATCCGTGCTCTGACGAACAGAACGTCGCAGCAGAACCCCAGGGACGTGCTGATCAGGCTCAACCAGATCATGCGCGGCTGGGCCAACTACTTCAAGCACGCGGTCTGCAAAGCCACCCTGAGCTCCCTGGCCAGCTTCACATGGCACCGGGTGATCAGCTGGTGGATGGCGCTGCACCGCTGGAAGTGGAAGGAAGTCCGCCGACGCCTCACCGACCACACCGGACGGTGGCAAAGGCCCTCGGCTGATGGGATCGAACTGTTCGACCTCCAGGCGGTGACGGTCACCCGCTACCGCTACAGAGGCAACAGGATCCCCAACCCCTGGACACGTCTCAACCACGCCTGAACGGCAGAGTCTGTGGAGAGCCCGGTACTCGGAGACGGGTACGCCGGGTTCGGCGAGCGGCACGGAGAAACGGACCGGTGGCAACACCGGCACCGCGCTCCGTGCCGACTCAACAGGCACCCCCCCACTGCACGGCGTCACGCGGTCCACCTGACGCATCACGCTCATCGACCTCACGGAGACCGCCCCTTTTTCGCCGCGTCGCCGACCAGGCGCGCTCGGCAGCCGATCTTCATACAGGAAGGGCCTTCCGTCACGGGCCGGCAGGAGTCTTGGTAACCCCGTCTCGTGACCGGAAGGCCATTCTGCTTGCCAAAACCCTTTGCGGTGTCAGATTCCTACCGGGTCACCTGGCTCCCAGGGAATCCCAGAAGTCGCATTGGTTTGCGGCTGCATATTGCTTGTCGGAGATCACGGTCTGGCCATGTGTATCGACGAGCGCGACAGCCTTGGGGTGCGACTGACTGTATGCGGGCCACGTTGTGCCTTTGGGGCCGTTCGGATTTCCCGTGCGGGCGAAATTGGTCCAGGCCGTCATCAGCCGGCGAGAAAGGGCGGCCTGTTGCTGGTTGAGTGGATGGCTCATTCCGAGCGATCCGCCGTGAAATCCGGGGAATAGGTACTGGATGTCCGCAGTGTGGTCGGCCAGCGGTTCGAAACCGGGCATTGCCGGCAGCAAGGAAGGTGCCGTGCGATCGTCGAACTGATAGGCGTAGACGGTGGCCGCCTTTGATATCGGGGCAAGCCGCTTACGCGTTGCACACTGGAAGAGAATTCCACCCTGCGTCCCGATGGCTGCAATGGCACGCTGAGGCGTCGCATAGTCTGCGAGCGGATAGCGTGCTCGAATCTCGGTGATCAGATGAGGATCGCCGTTGGCGCGGTCCGCGACGAACGCGTCGTAATCGGATTCGGTCAGGGGCGTCGTACGGCCT
This genomic interval from Streptomyces asiaticus contains the following:
- a CDS encoding SDR family NAD(P)-dependent oxidoreductase translates to MSTPPLAGKVILLVGASAGIGADAARVLAEDGAALMLVARTKEPLAALTEELASAGHDVAFTIGDVSDVASVTRFVDNTVARFGRLDGAFNNAAMTQGGRLDAVPEADFDRIMAVNVKGTWLCVREEVRVMERQGFGSIVNVSSIGGLRGSSGMGAYQATKHAVIGLTRTAAHDFGPLGIRVNALAPGPTETPMLAETRRAIPGGVEARIAATPLRKVGTGREVGASAAFLLSDRASHISGAVLPIDGGLCA
- the ltrA gene encoding group II intron reverse transcriptase/maturase, with the translated sequence MPKEAPLNSGAPETPVGSHQRVSGMQAKLHRWAAADHGRRFDDLFNLVCDPATLLVAFERVAGNKGAKTPGVDGLTAVNVEHEIGPHGFLEDLRHALKSGEFRPLPVRERKIPKLGGSGKVRKLGVPTIADRVVQAALKLVLEPIYEADFKPVSYGFRPLRRAHDAIAEIHFYGTHGYRWVLDADIEACFDSIDHTALMDRVRGRVKDKRVLRLVKAFLKAGVLTEDNNREDTLTGTPQGGILSPLLANIALSALDEHLTRPWEPDGEMATSHLRRRRRATGRPNWRIVRYADDFVVLTDGERDDVETLREDIAEVLQPLGLRLSEAKTRVVHMSDGFDFLGFRIQWRRKRGTDKWHVYTFIADRPIRQLKDKIRALTNRTSQQNPRDVLIRLNQIMRGWANYFKHAVCKATLSSLASFTWHRVISWWMALHRWKWKEVRRRLTDHTGRWQRPSADGIELFDLQAVTVTRYRYRGNRIPNPWTRLNHA